The Streptomyces sp. NBC_01298 genome contains the following window.
GGCGGCGGGACGTTCGTCAAGGACTACTCGACCGAGTTCAAGATCGGCAAGGACCGCGAGGTGAAGGTGAACCTCGACACGAAGAAGGCGACGGTCACCGAGAACGGCGCGGTCGTCAGCACCATCCCGATCTCGGCGGGCACGCCCGGCGGCAAGAAGGCCTCGTGGGACGGGAAGATGGTGATGATGTCGAAGGAGGGCACCATCCGGATGGACTCCCAGACGGTGGGCCTGGGCGACTCCTACGACAAGATGGTCGACTTCTCGATCCGGCTGACCTGGTCGGGCATGTACGTGCACGCGGCGCCGTGGAACACCGCCAACTTCGGTCGCGCCAACACCAGTTCAGGCTGCGTGGGGATGAGCGACGCGAACGCCAAGACGTTCTACGGCGCTGCCCAGGTGGGCGACCCGTTCGAGGTCGTGGGCGAGGGCTCCAAGGGCAACCCGGACCTCGGCAACGGCTACGGCGAGTGGAACCTGAGCTGGGAGCAGTGGCAGGCCAAGAGCGCCGTGACCGGCACCCCGCAGGTCGGCTGACCCCCGCCGACTGACCATAGTTCAATCGTTACCGGCACGTAACTTACCCACGGGTTACTACCGGTAAGCCCCTCCCGTTACCGTCGGGTCACTTTGACACCCGGCACACGCGAGGAGCGATCGATGGTCCGCACGGTCCGCACCACCAGCACCGCGGCCGCCATGGCAGCCGTACTCGCGGCAGCCGCCCTGGGCCTGGCCCCCCATCAGGCCCAGGCGGCTCCCGCACGCACGATCGCCGCCGCATCGGAAGCCGCACCGGCGGTCACCTTCCACGACATCCCCGGCTCCGGCGGCATCACCCTCAAGGGCAACGTCTTCACCCCCGCCGGCGCGGCAGCCGGCGCGAAGTATCCGCTGATCGTGCTGCCGACCAGCTGGGGCCTGCCGCAGATCGAATACATCGCCCAGGCCAAGCAGCTCGCCGACTCCGGCTACGTGGTGGTCAGTTACACCTCCCGCGGCTTCTGGCTCTCCGGCGGCGAGATCGAGACCGCCGGCCCGAAGGACGTCGCCGACGTCTCGGCCGTCATCGACTGGGCGCTCGCGAACACCCCGGCCGACGCCGCCCACATCGGCACGGGCGGGGTCTCGTACGGCGCCGGCATCAGCCTGCTGGCCTCCGCGAGCGATCCGCGCATCAAGGCCGTGGTCGCGCTCAGCGGCTGGGCCGATCTCATCGAGTCCATCTACTCCGGCCGCACCCAGCACCTCCAGGCCGCCGCCCTGCTCGGCGGCGCCGGCTTCCTCACCGGGCGCCCCGGCCCCGAACTCCAGCAGATCCTCGGCGACTTCCTCGGCTCCAGGCTGGACAGGGAACCGCAGATGATCGAGTGGGGCAAGAAGCGCTCCGCCGCCGAGAAGGTGGACGCCATCAACGCCAACGGCGCCGCGATCATGCTCGGCAACGCCTGGGGCGACACCATCTTCCCGCCCAACCAGTACGCGAAGTTCTTCGAGAAGCTGACCGGGCCCAAGCGCCTGGAGTTCCGTCCCGGCGACCACGCCACCGCCGAGCTGACCGGGCTCCTCGGACTGCCCAACGACACCTGGACCAACGCCCACCGCTGGTTCGACCACTACCTCAAGGGCGCGCCCAACGGCGTCGACGCCGAGGCCCCGGTGCAGATCAAGCCCCGCAGCGACGGCGGGTACGAGGGCTATGCCGACTGGAAGTCGGTCGGCTCCGGCGGCGCCCAGAAGCTGACGCTCTCCGACAGCGAGCACCTCTTCACGGGCATCGACTCCGGCGCCAACGGCGGGATCGTCATGCTCTCCAGCCTGCTCGACCAGATCTCCCAGGCGCCACCCACCGCCTCCATCCCGCTGCTCCCCCGCGCCTTCGCCGCCGTCTGGCAGTCCCCGCGCTACGAGGAGGAGCGCCGCGTCCGGGGCACGGTCAAGCTGCACACCACCGTCACGCCCTCGAAGTCGGACGGCACCTTCGTCGCGTACCTCTACGACGTGGGCCCGCTCGGCATCGGGAAGCTGATCAGCAACGCCCCGTACACCTTCCACGGCAAGCCGGCCGGCCAGGCCTTCGGGGTGGACCTGGAGCTCTTCTCCACGGCCTACGACGTCCCGGCCGGGCACCGCCTCGCGGTGGTCGTCGACACCGTCGACCCGCTGTACATCGAGCACAACCCGACCGGCGCGCAGCTGACCTTCTCCTCGCCGCGCACCGATCCCTCGTACGTCTCGGTGCCGCTGCGCGAGCAGTGATCCACGGCTGCAGCCGGGCCGGGTGTGGCTCTGGGGGTTCGCCCTCCGGGTCAGATCCGGCCCGGCAGCGCCGCCGAGGGGTCGGCCGTGTCGATGTCGACGTCGACCGCCCTCGTCTTGGGGTTGCGGCGCTCGCGCCGGGCCACCCAGGTGGCGAACCAGGACAGGAGCATGCACATCCCGATGTAGATCGGCGAGATGATCATGACGACGGGGATGAAGGGCAGGTCGTAGTCGAGGTTGGAGGCGATCAGCTTGCCCGCGTGCAGGAACTCCTCGTAGGTGATCAGGTAGCCGAGCGAAGTGTCCTTCAGGGCGACCACGAGCTGACTGATGATGGTGGGCAGCATCGCCCGGACCCCCTGCGGGGCCAGGACGTAGGTCATCACCTGGGTCTTGCGCATGCCCAGGGCGTACGCGGCCTCACGCTGTCCCTTCTCCACCGAGTTGATGCCGGTGCGGAAGACCTCGGCCAGCACCGAGCCGTTGTACAGGGTCAGTCCGGCGACCAGCGCGGGCAGCGGCTGGACCTTGAGCGCGACGAAGATGAAGAAGATCATCACCAGCACCGGCATGGCCCGGAAGAACTCCACGCACAGCGTGGACACCCAGCGCACCGGCCGGTGGACCGAGAGCCGGCCCGTGGCGAGCACCGCGCCGAGCACGAGCGAGAGCACCGAGGCGTAGGCGAAGGCCTTGAGGGTGTTCCAGAGTCCCTTGAGCAGCAGCTCCTGGATGCCCTTGTAGGTGAAGGGGCTCCACTTGGCGGCGGTGAACTGGTTCGTGTCGAAGAGCA
Protein-coding sequences here:
- a CDS encoding CocE/NonD family hydrolase, which translates into the protein MVRTVRTTSTAAAMAAVLAAAALGLAPHQAQAAPARTIAAASEAAPAVTFHDIPGSGGITLKGNVFTPAGAAAGAKYPLIVLPTSWGLPQIEYIAQAKQLADSGYVVVSYTSRGFWLSGGEIETAGPKDVADVSAVIDWALANTPADAAHIGTGGVSYGAGISLLASASDPRIKAVVALSGWADLIESIYSGRTQHLQAAALLGGAGFLTGRPGPELQQILGDFLGSRLDREPQMIEWGKKRSAAEKVDAINANGAAIMLGNAWGDTIFPPNQYAKFFEKLTGPKRLEFRPGDHATAELTGLLGLPNDTWTNAHRWFDHYLKGAPNGVDAEAPVQIKPRSDGGYEGYADWKSVGSGGAQKLTLSDSEHLFTGIDSGANGGIVMLSSLLDQISQAPPTASIPLLPRAFAAVWQSPRYEEERRVRGTVKLHTTVTPSKSDGTFVAYLYDVGPLGIGKLISNAPYTFHGKPAGQAFGVDLELFSTAYDVPAGHRLAVVVDTVDPLYIEHNPTGAQLTFSSPRTDPSYVSVPLREQ
- a CDS encoding amino acid ABC transporter permease, which produces MTAHALHGDLESTALYDLLGPRAQRRHFFYGIASTLVILGLLGWLLYLLFDTNQFTAAKWSPFTYKGIQELLLKGLWNTLKAFAYASVLSLVLGAVLATGRLSVHRPVRWVSTLCVEFFRAMPVLVMIFFIFVALKVQPLPALVAGLTLYNGSVLAEVFRTGINSVEKGQREAAYALGMRKTQVMTYVLAPQGVRAMLPTIISQLVVALKDTSLGYLITYEEFLHAGKLIASNLDYDLPFIPVVMIISPIYIGMCMLLSWFATWVARRERRNPKTRAVDVDIDTADPSAALPGRI